In Synechococcus sp. KORDI-52, one genomic interval encodes:
- the hflX gene encoding GTPase HflX has protein sequence MKQSHLGGRCRGLRPSQQRQLDRLSHRRHPEDCGADLLSLERLADLVLDLEMPLHLVLDGRGLCRLLWLGPLSGRDSLLQHLPATPRRSSGGWRLISCPFARKGLPHDPRDAVVALDIAPLHWLRFAPCPAADGARPAELLIPDPAQTDGWRTFEQGDLRDLCVLTPDEPQPESISAAAGNERVLLLTLTSGDEQRDQRDLAELEGLVRSAGAEPVARTSQRRGQTNPQTLWGSGKLQEAALEIRRFQASLVITDRELTPVQARNLERLLSCPVSDRSELILDIFAQRAGSAAGRLQVELAQLRYRLPRLLGRGSSLSRQGGGIGTRGPGETQLEKDRRAISRRIERLLRDQRQLQSHRSRLRDQRRGLPRVALVGYTNAGKSSLLNALCGKRASDRVLAENKLFATLDPTTRKLDLPCPGARPQRLLLTDTVGFIRDLPAPLVEAFRATLEEALDADVLLLVVDLADPDWQGHLDTVHRLLDDLGSTALRRVIANQIDRCEASAIEAIHQREADALFLSAMRGDGLQGLQQWLREQFFDPGAESPQFTTGDSPPWPS, from the coding sequence TTGAAACAATCCCACCTCGGCGGGCGTTGCCGTGGTCTGCGCCCCAGCCAGCAACGTCAGCTGGATCGGTTAAGCCATCGCCGTCATCCCGAAGACTGCGGCGCCGATCTGCTGAGCCTCGAACGCTTGGCCGATCTGGTGCTGGATCTGGAGATGCCACTGCATCTGGTGCTCGACGGCCGTGGGCTTTGCCGCCTGCTCTGGCTGGGGCCACTCAGCGGCCGCGATTCGCTGCTGCAGCATCTGCCGGCAACCCCGCGGCGGAGCAGCGGGGGCTGGCGACTGATCAGCTGCCCTTTCGCTCGCAAAGGGCTGCCCCACGATCCCCGAGACGCTGTGGTTGCCCTCGACATCGCGCCTCTTCACTGGCTGCGCTTTGCACCGTGCCCGGCTGCCGATGGAGCCCGCCCAGCCGAGCTGTTGATCCCTGACCCGGCGCAAACCGATGGCTGGAGGACGTTTGAACAGGGCGACCTGAGGGATCTTTGCGTCCTCACACCAGACGAACCCCAACCCGAAAGCATCAGCGCCGCGGCCGGAAACGAGCGGGTACTTCTGCTCACGCTGACCAGCGGAGATGAACAGCGCGACCAGCGGGATCTGGCCGAGCTGGAAGGCCTGGTGCGAAGTGCCGGCGCCGAGCCGGTGGCCCGGACCAGCCAGCGACGGGGCCAAACCAATCCTCAGACGCTCTGGGGCTCCGGAAAACTGCAGGAAGCCGCTCTCGAGATCCGCCGTTTCCAGGCCTCCCTGGTGATCACCGACCGGGAGCTCACCCCGGTGCAGGCCCGCAATCTGGAGCGGCTGCTCAGCTGCCCGGTCTCCGACCGCAGTGAGCTGATCCTCGACATCTTTGCCCAGCGGGCCGGCAGTGCGGCAGGGCGGCTTCAGGTGGAACTTGCTCAGCTGCGCTACCGACTGCCGCGCCTACTGGGACGCGGAAGCAGCCTCTCGCGGCAAGGCGGCGGCATCGGCACGCGTGGCCCGGGCGAAACACAACTGGAGAAAGACCGTCGGGCCATCAGCCGACGCATCGAACGGCTGCTGCGGGATCAGCGCCAACTTCAATCCCACCGCAGCCGATTGCGCGATCAGCGGCGTGGTCTACCGCGGGTGGCCCTGGTCGGTTACACGAACGCGGGCAAATCGAGCCTGCTCAACGCCTTGTGTGGGAAACGGGCCAGCGACCGCGTGCTGGCGGAGAACAAGCTGTTCGCCACCCTGGATCCCACCACCCGCAAACTCGACCTGCCCTGCCCCGGAGCGCGCCCCCAACGGCTGCTGCTCACCGACACGGTGGGCTTCATCCGCGATCTCCCCGCCCCATTGGTGGAAGCCTTTCGCGCAACGCTGGAGGAGGCACTGGACGCCGATGTGCTGCTGCTGGTGGTGGATCTTGCCGACCCCGACTGGCAGGGCCATCTGGACACCGTGCATCGCCTGCTCGATGACCTTGGCAGCACCGCCCTGCGCCGGGTGATCGCTAATCAGATCGACCGCTGCGAGGCGAGCGCGATCGAGGCGATTCATCAGAGGGAAGCCGATGCCCTCTTCCTCTCCGCCATGCGCGGGGACGGACTGCAGGGCCTGCAGCAGTGGCTGCGCGAGCAATTTTTTGATCCCGGGGCAGAATCGCCGCAATTCACAACCGGCGACTCGCCGCCATGGCCGAGCTGA
- a CDS encoding alpha/beta hydrolase, which yields MFSRLAAGLLAGASLAALAAPAEAGTTRPVRWNTGGAVWTTTSSEFKTFLSTGDVTDRALDAGINNSGWTAEEIQEGMTKTYAVDIVGVSRFLYSDDGVKFLKDQTRSYFPYWKMKSTSVVALRSAIIADSVDGEISSASIMAELPVDFRLADTCGTYDGIQNVCAPDKCEGDAQCTSLLSWYVFLPACVQANSVLPEPAPRAVTPVPARPLW from the coding sequence GTGTTTTCTCGTCTCGCCGCTGGTCTTCTGGCCGGCGCCTCCCTCGCCGCTCTGGCAGCTCCCGCTGAAGCCGGCACAACCCGTCCCGTTCGTTGGAACACCGGCGGTGCCGTGTGGACCACCACCTCCTCTGAATTCAAAACCTTCCTGAGCACCGGTGACGTCACCGACCGTGCTCTGGATGCCGGCATCAACAACTCCGGTTGGACTGCCGAGGAAATCCAGGAAGGCATGACCAAGACCTATGCCGTCGACATCGTCGGTGTGTCCCGCTTCCTGTATTCCGACGACGGCGTCAAGTTCCTCAAGGATCAGACCCGTTCCTACTTCCCCTACTGGAAGATGAAGTCCACCTCTGTGGTGGCCCTGCGCTCCGCGATCATCGCCGACTCCGTCGACGGAGAGATCTCCTCCGCCAGCATCATGGCTGAGCTGCCCGTCGACTTCCGCCTGGCTGACACCTGCGGCACCTACGACGGCATCCAGAACGTCTGCGCTCCCGACAAGTGCGAAGGCGACGCCCAGTGCACCTCCTTGCTGTCCTGGTATGTCTTCCTGCCTGCTTGTGTCCAGGCCAACTCCGTGCTGCCCGAGCCCGCTCCTCGCGCCGTCACCCCTGTTCCAGCTCGTCCCCTCTGGTGA
- a CDS encoding phosphoadenylyl-sulfate reductase, protein MTEAPEAMVPMAVQNELLEGRKLLESMEPQQRLAWGLEQFGENFALTTSFGIQSAVLLHMLSTLPGGDAVPVIWIDTGYLPPETYTYAAQLTQQLGIRLVVSQSEMSPARMEALHGRLWESGRVDDLETYHRIRKVEPLERALNDLETRCWASGVRRGQTDHRRSMTALDPIRQRWSLRPLLEWTQRDVYYYMQSNNLPQHPLFEQGYSTVGDWHSSGPDVGDLSGRDTRFGGLKQECGIHLPQEANEGLMGEGI, encoded by the coding sequence ATGACGGAGGCTCCCGAAGCCATGGTGCCCATGGCGGTGCAAAACGAGTTGCTCGAAGGGCGCAAGCTGCTGGAGTCGATGGAGCCGCAGCAGCGTCTGGCCTGGGGGTTGGAGCAGTTCGGTGAGAATTTTGCTCTCACCACGAGTTTTGGGATCCAATCGGCTGTGCTGCTGCACATGTTGAGCACCCTCCCGGGGGGTGATGCTGTGCCGGTGATCTGGATCGATACCGGTTATTTACCTCCAGAGACCTACACCTATGCCGCTCAACTCACCCAGCAGCTCGGGATTCGTCTGGTGGTGAGCCAGAGCGAGATGTCCCCGGCTCGGATGGAAGCCCTGCATGGGCGGCTTTGGGAGTCCGGTCGCGTGGACGATCTGGAGACCTACCACCGGATCCGCAAGGTTGAACCCCTGGAGCGAGCGCTCAACGACCTCGAGACGCGCTGCTGGGCCAGCGGCGTGAGGCGCGGGCAGACCGATCACCGCCGCTCCATGACCGCGTTGGATCCCATTCGGCAGCGTTGGTCCCTCAGGCCTTTGCTCGAGTGGACGCAGCGCGACGTTTACTACTACATGCAATCGAACAACCTCCCCCAGCATCCGTTGTTCGAGCAGGGCTATTCCACCGTTGGCGATTGGCATTCCAGCGGCCCGGACGTGGGAGATCTGAGTGGCCGCGACACCCGTTTCGGCGGGTTGAAGCAGGAGTGTGGAATTCATCTGCCCCAGGAGGCCAATGAAGGCCTGATGGGTGAAGGCATCTGA
- the bcp gene encoding thioredoxin-dependent thiol peroxidase: MSLQIGDAAPDFTLPDQNGDSVSLSSLRGKKVVLYFYPKDDTPGCTKEACNFRDRWDLLKANNINVLGVSKDGATSHSKFINKHELPFTLLTDEEPCAVASLYGSYGLKKFMGREYMGMMRHTFLIDEEGKLERIYLKVKAATMADTLISDLGLS; this comes from the coding sequence GTGAGTCTGCAAATCGGCGACGCCGCCCCCGACTTCACCCTTCCCGATCAGAACGGTGATTCCGTCAGTCTCTCGTCGCTTCGCGGGAAGAAAGTTGTGCTGTATTTCTATCCCAAGGACGACACTCCTGGATGCACCAAGGAAGCCTGTAATTTCCGCGATCGCTGGGATCTGCTGAAAGCCAACAACATCAATGTTCTGGGAGTCAGCAAGGACGGAGCCACCTCCCACAGCAAATTCATCAACAAGCATGAGCTCCCTTTCACCCTGCTCACCGACGAGGAGCCCTGTGCCGTGGCCAGCCTCTATGGGAGCTATGGGCTGAAGAAGTTCATGGGGCGCGAATACATGGGAATGATGCGTCACACCTTCTTGATTGATGAGGAGGGAAAACTTGAGCGGATATATCTCAAGGTGAAAGCGGCCACCATGGCCGACACACTGATCAGCGATCTCGGCCTGAGCTGA
- a CDS encoding TrkH family potassium uptake protein encodes MPIGRAIERSQGWHRRLTVPQFTVVTGLLVVLIGTLLLTTPLCSSSSVGIWEALFTATSAITVTGLSIIDIGTDLTTLGQVVLALMILAGGLGLMAITTFLQGFVVQGTALRRRLDRGQTLDEFGVGGVGRTFRGIALTATLVILVGAVILYQFGFDDIPNPGERLWAALFHSISAYNNAGFGLWSDSLEGYRSNGVVNAVVMLLIVTGGLGWRVTSDLSTQLLRRRRGRRRLSLHSRLVLRTTVLLIGVGGVGLALTEWLNQGAIFAGMPWSERWLTALFESVTARTAGFSTVPLSLETVTESSLLLLMVLMFIGASPGGTGGGIKTTTVAALMAATRTTLRGREVVVIRNRTISDKVVLRAVGITMGSLLFVMAMAMLISIASNLNGKDSFTFMEMLFTCISAFATVGLDLGVTVELPRFGQAVLMVGMFVGRLGILLLLSAIWEAMTQEQIHLNRQNRIGYPDEDLYV; translated from the coding sequence GTGCCAATCGGAAGGGCCATCGAACGCAGCCAGGGCTGGCATCGTCGGCTCACAGTTCCCCAGTTCACGGTGGTGACTGGTTTGCTAGTGGTGCTGATCGGCACGCTGCTGCTGACCACTCCGCTGTGCTCCTCGAGCAGCGTTGGGATTTGGGAAGCGCTGTTCACCGCCACGTCCGCCATCACCGTGACGGGGCTGTCGATCATCGATATCGGCACCGACCTCACCACCTTGGGCCAGGTGGTGCTGGCCCTGATGATTCTGGCGGGGGGCCTTGGCCTGATGGCGATCACCACGTTTCTACAGGGATTTGTGGTGCAGGGAACAGCCCTGCGGCGCCGCCTGGACCGGGGCCAGACCCTCGATGAATTCGGCGTGGGAGGCGTGGGGCGCACCTTTCGCGGCATTGCCCTGACAGCGACCCTGGTGATCCTGGTGGGTGCCGTCATCCTGTACCAATTCGGCTTCGATGACATTCCCAACCCCGGCGAACGCCTTTGGGCCGCTTTGTTCCACAGCATCTCGGCGTACAACAACGCGGGGTTCGGGCTGTGGAGTGACAGCCTCGAGGGCTACCGCAGCAACGGTGTTGTGAATGCCGTGGTGATGCTGCTGATCGTGACCGGCGGCCTGGGATGGCGGGTGACCAGCGATCTGAGCACGCAGCTGCTCAGACGACGGCGCGGACGTCGTCGCCTGAGCCTGCACTCCCGGCTGGTGCTCCGCACCACCGTGCTGCTGATCGGCGTCGGGGGGGTGGGACTGGCCCTTACCGAATGGTTGAACCAGGGCGCCATCTTCGCAGGCATGCCCTGGTCTGAACGTTGGCTGACGGCCCTGTTCGAATCCGTCACGGCGCGAACGGCGGGCTTCAGCACTGTTCCGCTGTCGCTGGAGACCGTCACCGAATCCAGCCTGCTGTTGCTGATGGTGCTGATGTTCATCGGGGCCAGCCCCGGCGGCACCGGAGGTGGGATCAAGACCACCACCGTGGCTGCCTTGATGGCGGCCACCCGCACGACCCTGCGGGGACGGGAGGTGGTGGTGATCCGCAACAGAACCATCAGCGACAAGGTGGTGCTCCGGGCCGTCGGAATCACGATGGGCTCCTTGCTGTTCGTAATGGCCATGGCGATGCTGATCAGCATCGCCAGCAATTTGAACGGGAAGGATTCCTTCACCTTCATGGAAATGCTGTTCACCTGCATCTCCGCCTTTGCCACAGTGGGTTTGGACCTCGGAGTCACTGTTGAACTTCCCCGTTTCGGCCAAGCTGTGCTGATGGTGGGGATGTTTGTGGGACGGCTGGGAATCCTGCTGCTGCTGAGTGCGATCTGGGAAGCGATGACCCAGGAACAAATCCACCTGAATCGCCAGAATCGAATCGGTTATCCCGACGAGGATCTGTATGTCTGA
- a CDS encoding NAD(P)/FAD-dependent oxidoreductase, whose protein sequence is MRSPSSPSDAVVIVGGGFGGLFTALALQRRQPNCPIVLIEPRDRFLFQPLLYELLSDELQGWEVAPRYDQLLNNGICWIQDSVVRIDQTSQSIELASGDRLSWAQLVLATGSKANDFGIPGVKEHSSGFRDLSDVRRLKQWLNNLHQQGGGEAGLIIVGAGPTGVELACKLADLIDGAASVQLVETGDEILPGSTAFNRERAQAALERKGVVLQLNTSVSEVKSSTAVLADGAVLRHAGLVWTAGSSPSIPAISPTPVLERGRLAVDDDLRLVGNANTFALGDLSARPGSPWPASAQVAMQQGDATAAAITKLRVKEEPQPFQFEDRGEMLSLGVGDATLTGMGLTLAGPLAFQLRRATYLTRLPGLSLGLRSAGAWLLNR, encoded by the coding sequence ATGCGTTCACCCTCGTCCCCTTCGGATGCCGTGGTGATCGTTGGCGGTGGATTCGGAGGACTGTTCACAGCACTGGCTCTTCAGCGACGACAGCCCAACTGCCCCATCGTTCTGATCGAACCGCGGGATCGCTTTCTGTTTCAACCGCTGCTGTACGAACTGCTCAGCGATGAACTTCAAGGCTGGGAGGTTGCTCCCCGCTATGACCAACTGCTGAACAACGGCATCTGCTGGATCCAAGACAGCGTTGTTCGGATCGATCAAACCAGCCAAAGCATCGAATTGGCCTCCGGAGACCGATTGAGCTGGGCTCAACTGGTGCTCGCGACGGGCTCGAAAGCCAATGATTTCGGCATTCCAGGCGTCAAGGAACACAGCTCCGGCTTCCGCGACCTCAGCGATGTGAGGCGCCTCAAGCAATGGCTGAACAACCTGCACCAGCAAGGGGGTGGAGAGGCCGGACTGATCATTGTCGGCGCGGGACCCACCGGCGTGGAGCTGGCCTGCAAGTTGGCGGATCTGATCGACGGTGCTGCCAGCGTTCAACTGGTGGAGACGGGCGATGAAATCCTTCCCGGAAGCACGGCGTTCAATCGGGAAAGGGCCCAAGCGGCGCTGGAACGCAAAGGGGTGGTGCTCCAACTCAACACCAGCGTGAGCGAAGTGAAATCCAGCACTGCTGTTCTTGCCGATGGTGCTGTTCTGCGTCACGCAGGCTTGGTCTGGACCGCAGGAAGCAGCCCCTCCATCCCCGCCATCTCACCCACACCTGTGCTGGAGCGGGGGCGTCTGGCCGTTGACGATGACCTGCGCCTTGTGGGGAACGCCAACACGTTCGCCCTCGGGGATCTCTCAGCCCGGCCCGGCAGCCCATGGCCCGCCAGCGCCCAGGTGGCGATGCAACAGGGCGATGCCACTGCCGCAGCCATCACGAAGCTGCGGGTGAAGGAAGAGCCTCAACCCTTTCAGTTCGAGGACCGAGGCGAAATGCTCAGCCTCGGTGTCGGGGACGCCACCCTCACGGGCATGGGACTCACCCTGGCTGGCCCCTTGGCCTTTCAACTTCGACGGGCCACGTATCTCACACGCCTGCCAGGGCTCTCCCTGGGTCTGCGCTCGGCAGGCGCCTGGTTGCTGAACCGTTGA
- a CDS encoding type III pantothenate kinase gives MTGLERGGARALLIGNSRWHWAQCDGHAVHVDHGSPDPGRIGADPPIWAAVGPVPKQLMAHQDLRISLGDVPLRQAPPWLGVDRALGAWMAWRCSQERQLDCSRGLLLVDAGTVLSLTRVTADGCFGGGQLIPGYRLQLRAMAAGTLGLPSTPKELTNDALQEVFPQQTVAAMQRGVLEAMLASIAAAQQHAQGLLWICGGDAALLKKHWAGATELLQPEVELQLQALLSLGAGLSSGRDR, from the coding sequence GTGACGGGGCTTGAACGGGGTGGTGCTCGCGCTCTGCTGATTGGCAACAGCCGTTGGCATTGGGCTCAGTGCGATGGCCACGCTGTTCATGTTGACCACGGATCTCCAGACCCTGGTCGCATCGGTGCCGACCCTCCGATCTGGGCGGCGGTGGGGCCTGTGCCCAAGCAGCTCATGGCTCACCAGGATCTCCGCATTTCCCTGGGGGATGTGCCCTTGCGGCAGGCGCCACCGTGGTTGGGGGTGGATCGGGCTCTCGGGGCCTGGATGGCCTGGCGCTGCAGTCAGGAGCGACAGCTCGACTGTTCCAGGGGGTTGCTTCTGGTGGATGCCGGCACCGTGTTGAGCCTCACCCGGGTCACGGCAGATGGTTGTTTTGGCGGCGGCCAGCTGATCCCGGGCTATCGGCTCCAGCTTCGGGCCATGGCCGCGGGAACCCTTGGCTTGCCATCAACCCCTAAGGAGCTCACTAACGACGCTCTGCAAGAGGTCTTTCCACAACAGACCGTGGCTGCCATGCAGCGCGGTGTGCTGGAGGCGATGTTGGCCTCCATTGCAGCGGCTCAGCAGCACGCCCAGGGCTTGCTGTGGATCTGCGGTGGTGATGCTGCCCTGTTGAAGAAACATTGGGCCGGTGCAACGGAGCTGTTGCAGCCAGAGGTTGAACTTCAGTTGCAGGCGCTGCTGAGCCTGGGTGCTGGGCTCAGCTCAGGCCGAGATCGCTGA
- a CDS encoding SLC13 family permease, which produces MAELSSALQTPQALITLAVLGLAVVLFITGVIAPELTGLLSLGLLIATGVLQPQEALAGFGSPALITLLGLFPVSAALFKSGALDRLRALIASERIRSPRRLIALMAFVIAPVSGVVPNTPVVASLLPVVEGWCQRRGISPSRVLLPLSFSTVLGGTLTLLGSSVNLLVSDISEQLGYGSLDLFSFTLVSLPVWLAGALYLVMAPRVLLPDRGASSDDLGNATTTSSYCTEVRIPPDSELVGRSLLNSRLQRRFDVDVLELQRGGERLLPPLADRRLEAGDHLLLRVTRPDLLRLQQDHTIQLTTQGQNAGFSLNSEEASGQKTVEVLLPAGSTLAGASLRELRFRQRHNATVLALRRGQETVQERLGQVILREGDVLLLQAPTDSIRGLQASNDLLVLDRLEDDLPTVRRKPVAVSIALAMLLLPSLTPIPLVAAVLLAMVSVVATGCLRLGELQRSIRLDVILLLGSLTSFSVAMQSTGLADALALMLQRGLAGWPSYAALMVVFIGTTLFTQVMSNAASVALLAPVAVQLAPALQLSPTALLITVLFGASQSFLTPVGYQTNLMVFGPGRYRFLDVTRYGLGLTLIMTILVPALILWHYGGS; this is translated from the coding sequence ATGGCCGAGCTGAGCAGCGCTCTTCAGACCCCTCAAGCGTTGATCACCCTGGCCGTTTTGGGGCTGGCGGTGGTGCTGTTCATCACCGGCGTGATTGCACCTGAGCTCACCGGATTGCTGAGCCTGGGTCTGTTAATCGCCACGGGGGTGCTCCAGCCCCAGGAGGCCCTGGCGGGGTTCGGCAGTCCTGCCCTGATCACCCTGCTGGGCCTGTTTCCTGTCTCCGCTGCACTGTTCAAAAGCGGCGCCCTTGATCGACTGCGGGCCCTGATCGCCTCGGAGCGGATCCGTTCCCCGCGTCGTCTGATCGCCCTGATGGCCTTCGTGATCGCCCCGGTGTCGGGGGTTGTGCCCAACACGCCCGTGGTGGCGTCGCTGCTGCCCGTGGTGGAGGGCTGGTGCCAACGGCGTGGCATCTCTCCATCCCGGGTGCTGTTGCCGTTGTCGTTTTCAACGGTTCTGGGGGGCACCCTGACGCTGCTCGGCAGCTCCGTGAACCTGCTGGTGAGCGACATCAGCGAGCAACTGGGCTACGGCTCCCTCGATCTGTTCAGCTTCACCCTGGTCAGCCTGCCGGTCTGGCTCGCCGGGGCCCTCTACCTGGTGATGGCTCCCAGGGTGCTGCTGCCGGACCGTGGTGCCAGTTCGGATGACCTGGGCAACGCCACCACGACCAGCAGCTACTGCACGGAAGTGCGCATCCCTCCCGACTCAGAGCTGGTGGGCCGCTCACTGCTGAACAGTCGACTGCAACGTCGTTTCGACGTTGACGTGCTGGAACTGCAACGCGGTGGAGAGCGACTGCTGCCACCCCTGGCGGACCGTCGTCTTGAAGCCGGCGACCATCTGCTGCTGCGGGTCACCCGCCCGGATCTGCTGCGTCTCCAGCAGGACCACACGATTCAGCTCACAACCCAGGGCCAAAACGCCGGGTTCAGCCTGAACAGCGAAGAGGCCAGCGGTCAGAAGACCGTGGAAGTGTTGTTGCCGGCTGGCTCCACCCTGGCCGGCGCCAGCCTGCGGGAATTGCGGTTCCGGCAACGTCACAACGCCACAGTGCTCGCCCTGCGCCGCGGCCAGGAAACCGTCCAGGAACGCCTCGGCCAGGTGATCCTGCGGGAAGGCGATGTGCTGCTGCTGCAGGCTCCGACTGACTCCATCCGCGGTCTGCAGGCCAGCAATGACCTCCTGGTTCTGGATCGCCTGGAGGACGACCTGCCCACCGTGCGGCGCAAGCCCGTGGCCGTCAGCATCGCCCTGGCGATGCTGCTTCTGCCGAGCCTGACCCCCATCCCTCTGGTGGCAGCTGTGCTGTTGGCCATGGTGAGCGTGGTGGCCACAGGCTGTCTTCGTCTCGGCGAACTGCAGCGGTCCATCCGGCTGGACGTGATCCTGCTGCTGGGGTCCCTGACCAGTTTCAGTGTTGCCATGCAGAGCACAGGCCTGGCCGATGCCCTCGCCCTTATGCTCCAGCGGGGGCTGGCGGGCTGGCCGAGCTATGCCGCCTTGATGGTGGTCTTTATCGGCACCACGCTGTTCACCCAGGTGATGAGCAATGCCGCCTCGGTGGCTCTGTTGGCCCCTGTAGCGGTGCAACTGGCTCCCGCACTGCAGCTTTCTCCCACCGCCTTGCTGATCACGGTGCTGTTCGGCGCCAGTCAGTCGTTTCTCACCCCAGTTGGGTATCAAACCAATCTGATGGTGTTCGGCCCGGGCCGTTATCGCTTTCTGGATGTCACCCGCTACGGGCTTGGCCTGACGTTGATCATGACCATCCTTGTGCCGGCCTTGATCCTCTGGCATTACGGCGGATCCTGA
- a CDS encoding thymidylate synthase yields MAALGLLAMGVSALVAPRHGFLLDHGVLPHPKANLSRQLLQREITLHQRSEAETLLMDFTRAQMARHYWGEFAGSLQDLGLSVEPQLGATVDRDDFRTRLWLQPHRGTEAYLAEVERLDGRLRMRHCRGDQHSGDLTHAGRCPDGWQRIHLN; encoded by the coding sequence TTGGCAGCTCTTGGACTGTTGGCCATGGGGGTCAGTGCATTAGTCGCTCCACGTCATGGCTTCTTGCTGGATCACGGAGTTCTCCCCCATCCCAAGGCGAATCTCAGCCGCCAGCTGCTGCAACGAGAAATCACTCTGCATCAACGCAGCGAAGCCGAAACCCTGCTCATGGACTTCACTCGTGCACAGATGGCTCGTCATTACTGGGGGGAATTCGCAGGTTCCCTGCAGGACCTTGGACTGTCTGTGGAGCCGCAGCTTGGGGCAACGGTGGATCGCGATGACTTTCGGACCCGGCTGTGGCTTCAGCCTCATCGCGGCACGGAGGCTTACCTGGCCGAGGTGGAACGATTGGATGGTCGCCTGCGGATGCGGCACTGCCGCGGTGATCAGCACAGCGGAGACCTGACCCATGCTGGCCGTTGTCCGGATGGATGGCAGAGGATCCATTTGAACTGA